A stretch of the Candidatus Edwardsbacteria bacterium genome encodes the following:
- the folE gene encoding GTP cyclohydrolase I FolE: MTSQKSRPKASAGIDIAGIEKAIRQLLLAIGEDPEREGLKETPCRVARMYQEILSGMADDPIDQLTVYTAKNEDEMILVKDISFYSVCEHHLLPFFGRVHIAYIPRNNKITGFSSLVKVVEAMAKRLQLQERLAADIADLIMKKLKPLGVLVVVEAEHLCLTMRGVKKPGSSVVTSAIRGGMKRESTRLEALSLIKGR, translated from the coding sequence ATGACATCCCAAAAGTCCCGGCCTAAAGCGTCAGCCGGCATCGATATCGCGGGCATAGAGAAAGCCATCCGCCAGCTGCTGCTGGCCATCGGCGAGGATCCGGAGCGCGAGGGACTGAAAGAGACCCCCTGCCGGGTGGCCCGGATGTACCAGGAGATCCTGTCCGGCATGGCCGACGATCCCATCGATCAGCTGACGGTGTACACCGCCAAGAACGAGGACGAGATGATATTAGTCAAGGATATCTCTTTCTACTCGGTCTGTGAGCACCACCTGTTGCCGTTCTTCGGCCGGGTGCACATCGCCTATATTCCGCGCAACAATAAGATCACCGGATTCTCCAGCTTAGTGAAAGTGGTGGAGGCTATGGCCAAGAGGCTGCAGTTGCAGGAACGGCTGGCCGCCGATATCGCCGATCTTATAATGAAGAAGCTGAAGCCGCTGGGGGTGCTGGTGGTGGTGGAGGCCGAGCACCTGTGCCTGACCATGCGGGGGGTCAAGAAGCCCGGTTCTTCTGTCGTCACCTCGGCCATCCGGGGCGGGATGAAACGGGAGTCCACCCGGCTGGAGGCGCTGTCGCTGATCAAGGGACGATAG
- the ftsH gene encoding ATP-dependent zinc metalloprotease FtsH, whose product MNKLPPVPNWRSGTSTLLFWVIIFMLGITMYQLFSGGREKQMDIIYSQFREEINAGNITQVTFYDREVKGKFKTPKVKVERAIRSEYPKFKTYLPIEDPGLIAELESRGIQIKAENTAPSPILSFLMNWGFLIVIGVLWFVFMRQMQGGQKGVFSFGKSKAKLLSEDRIKITFSDVAGADEAKDDLQEIIGFLKEPKKFTKLGGKIPKGALLLGPPGTGKTLLAKAVAGEAAVPFFSISGSDFVEMFVGVGAARVRDLFEQGKRSAPCIIFIDEIDAVGRHRGAGIGGGHDEREQTLNALLVEMDGFAGNEGVIIVAATNRPDVLDPALLRPGRFDRVIVVDRPDVVGREGILKVHTKNKPLSEDVNLKVLARSTPGFSGADIANMVNEAALLAARRNRDKVFMIDFEEAKDKVLMGAERRSMVISEEEKKMTAFHEAGHTLVSRLTPGTDPIHKVTIIPRGRALGVTVSLPIDEKHNYSRTWCINQITTMLGGRAAEQLVFDELSTGSGNDLEKATNLARKMVCEWGMSDKLGPLTFGKKDEEVFLGRDYGHTKNYSEQTAELIDSEIRSLVEGANKKAKALLKENVEKLHALSQALLERECLDGQEVEMIIKGEQLPPKLEKNDEKKNNDIPKVPA is encoded by the coding sequence ATGAATAAACTGCCGCCGGTCCCCAACTGGAGGAGCGGCACCAGCACCCTGCTGTTCTGGGTGATCATCTTCATGCTGGGGATCACCATGTATCAGCTATTCTCCGGCGGCCGGGAGAAGCAGATGGATATCATCTATTCCCAGTTCCGCGAGGAGATCAACGCCGGGAACATAACCCAGGTCACCTTTTACGACCGGGAGGTCAAGGGGAAATTCAAGACTCCCAAGGTCAAGGTGGAAAGGGCCATCCGCAGCGAATACCCCAAGTTCAAGACCTACCTGCCCATTGAGGATCCCGGGCTGATAGCCGAACTGGAGAGCCGGGGCATCCAGATCAAGGCCGAGAACACCGCGCCCAGCCCGATATTGTCATTTTTGATGAACTGGGGATTTCTGATCGTCATCGGCGTGCTGTGGTTCGTCTTCATGCGCCAGATGCAGGGCGGCCAGAAGGGGGTCTTCTCCTTCGGCAAGAGCAAGGCCAAACTGCTTTCCGAGGACCGCATCAAGATAACCTTCAGCGACGTGGCCGGGGCCGACGAGGCCAAGGATGATCTGCAGGAGATAATCGGCTTCCTGAAGGAGCCCAAAAAATTCACCAAGCTGGGCGGCAAGATCCCCAAGGGGGCCCTGCTGCTGGGCCCTCCGGGGACCGGCAAGACCCTTTTAGCCAAGGCGGTGGCCGGCGAGGCCGCAGTGCCGTTCTTCTCCATCTCCGGCTCGGACTTCGTGGAGATGTTCGTGGGGGTGGGGGCGGCCCGGGTGCGCGACCTGTTCGAGCAGGGCAAGCGCAGCGCCCCATGCATCATCTTCATAGATGAGATAGACGCGGTGGGCCGCCACCGGGGGGCCGGGATCGGGGGCGGGCATGACGAGCGGGAGCAGACCCTGAACGCCCTGCTGGTGGAGATGGACGGTTTTGCCGGGAACGAGGGGGTGATAATCGTGGCCGCCACCAACCGTCCCGATGTGTTGGATCCCGCCCTGTTACGGCCGGGGAGGTTCGACCGGGTGATAGTGGTGGACCGGCCGGACGTGGTGGGCCGGGAGGGCATCCTCAAGGTCCATACCAAGAACAAGCCTCTGTCCGAGGACGTCAACCTGAAAGTGCTGGCCCGCAGCACCCCTGGCTTCTCCGGGGCCGACATCGCCAATATGGTCAACGAAGCCGCTCTGCTGGCCGCCCGCCGGAACCGCGACAAGGTGTTCATGATAGATTTCGAGGAGGCCAAGGACAAGGTGCTGATGGGCGCCGAGCGCCGCAGCATGGTGATCTCCGAGGAAGAGAAGAAGATGACCGCCTTTCACGAGGCCGGGCACACCCTGGTCAGCCGGCTGACCCCCGGCACCGATCCCATCCACAAGGTGACCATCATTCCCCGGGGCCGGGCCCTGGGGGTCACGGTCTCCCTGCCGATAGACGAGAAGCATAACTATTCCCGCACCTGGTGCATCAACCAGATAACCACCATGCTGGGGGGAAGGGCGGCCGAGCAGCTGGTGTTCGACGAGCTGTCCACCGGATCGGGCAACGACCTGGAGAAGGCCACAAATTTGGCCCGCAAGATGGTCTGCGAATGGGGCATGAGCGACAAGCTGGGCCCGCTGACCTTCGGCAAGAAGGACGAGGAGGTCTTTTTGGGCCGGGACTACGGGCACACCAAGAATTATTCCGAGCAGACCGCGGAACTGATAGACTCCGAGATCCGTTCCCTGGTGGAGGGGGCCAACAAGAAGGCCAAGGCTCTCCTGAAGGAAAATGTAGAAAAACTCCACGCCCTATCGCAGGCCCTGCTGGAGCGGGAATGCTTAGACGGCCAGGAGGTGGAGATGATAATCAAGGGCGAGCAACTGCCGCCCAAACTGGAAAAGAACGATGAAAAGAAAAACAATGACATCCCAAAAGTCCCGGCCTAA
- a CDS encoding T9SS type A sorting domain-containing protein encodes MSKKMSIWLMTTVVCCFAVATLSAQGWVMQTNPLGADTGLGKVQFVSPTEGWISASDGRLLHTTNAGTNWSVVTPFPNDTVTSMSDPSITMSWANQTHGWKMNWLGTGFADAHGAVIHKTSNGGGAWEKKVLSTEAGALGLQVQFVDTNNGWVSIYYPANDSMSTLRSTDGGDTWSPIETAGIFHFVDTNNGWACGTQSIYHFIRNTTNGGTGWSLQYVDSTPGQFQAIQFTDLNNGWAVGDSGKIIKTTDGGINWMSVANTGIHSSSKSKCIFFLNAAIGWIGTNDGIPDQNPDRIILYTDDGGSSWTKQNLPIAGAVFSIFFWDANNGWYAGEYGDSLSFSGIIAHTTNGGTGVEGKPGNDKFTVENLQLKVAGNTIKYQIPTAGRVSLKVFNLLGQEVRSLVNEFKSSGVYSLQWNGCDASKRRVSSGVYIIRLESEGHSATAKMVVVR; translated from the coding sequence ATGTCCAAGAAAATGTCCATCTGGCTGATGACAACGGTTGTGTGTTGTTTTGCGGTGGCAACTCTTTCAGCCCAGGGGTGGGTGATGCAGACAAACCCCCTTGGTGCTGACACAGGCTTAGGCAAAGTGCAATTCGTCAGCCCCACCGAGGGATGGATATCAGCCAGCGATGGCAGATTGCTTCACACCACAAATGCCGGAACCAATTGGTCGGTCGTGACGCCGTTTCCCAACGATACCGTGACCTCCATGAGCGATCCGTCTATTACTATGTCGTGGGCAAATCAGACTCATGGCTGGAAAATGAACTGGCTGGGAACAGGTTTTGCCGATGCCCATGGCGCTGTGATCCACAAAACGTCCAATGGCGGGGGAGCCTGGGAAAAGAAAGTGCTTTCGACCGAGGCGGGCGCGTTGGGCCTGCAAGTGCAGTTTGTTGACACCAACAACGGTTGGGTCTCAATTTACTATCCTGCCAACGATAGCATGAGCACTTTACGAAGCACCGATGGTGGTGACACGTGGAGCCCGATTGAAACGGCGGGTATTTTTCACTTTGTTGATACGAACAACGGTTGGGCGTGTGGGACCCAAAGCATTTACCACTTTATTCGTAACACCACAAATGGGGGAACGGGCTGGTCGCTGCAATATGTAGATTCTACACCAGGCCAATTCCAGGCCATCCAGTTCACTGACCTTAACAACGGCTGGGCGGTTGGCGACAGCGGCAAGATAATTAAAACGACTGACGGCGGCATCAATTGGATGTCGGTTGCCAATACCGGCATCCATTCCTCCTCAAAGAGCAAGTGCATTTTCTTTTTGAATGCAGCCATAGGTTGGATCGGGACAAACGATGGCATCCCTGATCAAAATCCCGATAGGATCATCCTCTATACTGACGATGGCGGTTCAAGCTGGACAAAGCAAAACCTGCCAATCGCTGGCGCTGTATTCAGCATTTTCTTTTGGGATGCCAACAACGGATGGTATGCCGGAGAATACGGCGACAGCCTTAGTTTTAGCGGCATCATCGCTCATACAACAAATGGTGGAACAGGAGTGGAGGGGAAGCCGGGCAACGACAAATTTACAGTTGAGAATTTACAGTTAAAAGTTGCCGGGAATACCATAAAATATCAAATTCCCACAGCGGGAAGGGTAAGTTTAAAGGTCTTCAACCTGCTGGGGCAGGAGGTGCGTTCTCTGGTAAATGAGTTTAAAAGCTCCGGAGTTTACAGTTTACAGTGGAACGGCTGTGATGCAAGCAAACGCAGGGTCTCCAGCGGAGTGTATATTATCCGGTTAGAGTCAGAAGGACATAGTGCGACAGCAAAAATGGTGGTGGTAAGATAA